A single Aggregatilinea lenta DNA region contains:
- a CDS encoding LLM class flavin-dependent oxidoreductase, whose translation MLFGVHLPHFGAHADARVLADLAAEAEAAGWDGFFIWDHLAMWWPVEVTDPWIALTAVALRTERLRFGPLVTPLARRRPQMVARQAATLDRLSGGRLILGVGLGTHAEEFERFGEAPGLKQRGERLDEALTVLDRLWRGEPFTYHGTYYQVENAEFRPTPAQQPRIPIWVAGNWPNKPPFRRAARWDGVVPQGRGSGWSDQQPPDEIAELAAFIREQRGDMPFDIVHSGISTGINPAREAEMVAAYAAAGVTWWIENLNPWRYGWSEGDPNWPADAILARIRQGPPGRS comes from the coding sequence ATGCTCTTCGGCGTTCACCTTCCTCACTTTGGCGCACACGCGGACGCGCGCGTGTTGGCGGATCTGGCGGCGGAGGCCGAAGCCGCCGGGTGGGACGGGTTTTTCATCTGGGACCATCTGGCGATGTGGTGGCCCGTCGAGGTGACCGATCCCTGGATCGCGCTAACGGCAGTCGCGCTGCGCACGGAACGGCTGCGTTTCGGCCCGCTGGTCACACCCCTGGCGCGCCGCCGCCCGCAGATGGTCGCGCGGCAGGCGGCCACGCTCGACCGGCTCTCCGGCGGGCGGCTGATCCTGGGCGTGGGCCTGGGCACGCACGCGGAGGAGTTCGAGCGGTTCGGGGAAGCGCCCGGCCTCAAGCAGCGCGGCGAGCGGTTGGACGAAGCGCTCACCGTGCTGGACAGGCTGTGGCGCGGCGAGCCGTTCACCTATCACGGCACGTACTATCAGGTCGAGAATGCGGAATTCCGCCCGACCCCCGCGCAGCAGCCGCGCATCCCGATCTGGGTGGCGGGCAACTGGCCCAACAAACCGCCGTTCCGCCGCGCCGCGCGCTGGGATGGCGTCGTACCGCAGGGGCGCGGATCGGGCTGGAGCGACCAGCAGCCGCCGGACGAAATTGCGGAACTCGCCGCATTCATCCGCGAGCAGCGCGGCGACATGCCGTTCGACATCGTGCATTCCGGCATCAGCACCGGGATCAACCCCGCGCGCGAGGCGGAAATGGTCGCCGCCTATGCCGCCGCAGGCGTGACGTGGTGGATCGAAAACCTCAATCCCTGGCGTTACGGCTGGTCCGAGGGCGATCCGAACTGGCCCGCCGACGCGATCCTGGCGCGCATCCGGCAGGGGCCGCCGGGCCGTAGCTAA
- a CDS encoding DUF5661 family protein, translated as MTEQKHFTAEQARQIGEQLGIDWTRFDVEQYRMGLDVELEHGLNDPSTDVTGNDPILTGKIALAHLNEFPDYYTRLEKMEEEAKEYWAGREH; from the coding sequence ATGACCGAGCAGAAGCATTTCACCGCCGAGCAAGCCCGCCAGATCGGGGAGCAGTTGGGCATCGACTGGACACGCTTCGATGTCGAGCAGTACCGCATGGGCCTGGACGTCGAGCTGGAACACGGTCTGAACGATCCATCCACCGACGTGACCGGCAACGATCCGATCCTGACCGGCAAGATCGCGCTGGCCCACCTGAACGAATTTCCCGATTACTACACACGCCTGGAGAAGATGGAAGAAGAAGCCAAAGAATATTGGGCCGGGCGCGAGCATTGA
- a CDS encoding M20/M25/M40 family metallo-hydrolase, with protein sequence MPYRTSEFDEYIEQNRERFLAEFGEFIAVPSVAADARGVDDMAELVAARLRKLGAAVTIFPTPGSPVVYADLGPKDAARTLMIYNHYDVQPEDPVVLWETPPFEMATHDGRLWGRGTSDDKGELLSRIQAVEAWQATQGQLPVRIKWVVEGEEEIGSVHLEEWVRAHQDLLAADGLLWEGGGYDEAGRMQFGLGCKGIMYFELRCKGPRIDLHSSNSPMVPNPAWRLVWALSTLKDQDDHITLDDYLDHVRPLTDEQWAAIDAVPMEFDKMRENWGLDRWLNGLSDEEARRHYFADPTITICGFESGYTGSGSKTVLPAEAMVKLDFRLVPDLTPQLAYDLLRAHLDRRGFDDIEIIKLGGEGPASSPPGSLIERAAVAASIDTWSKQPIMLPWFAGSGPMYSMSTVAGIPVCFAGATWHPDMRAHSPNENIFIDDYFDSMRFTASLIAHFAEATA encoded by the coding sequence ATGCCTTACCGCACGAGCGAATTTGACGAGTACATCGAGCAGAACCGGGAGCGCTTCCTGGCCGAGTTCGGGGAGTTCATCGCCGTGCCGAGCGTCGCCGCAGATGCGCGCGGCGTGGACGACATGGCTGAGCTGGTCGCGGCGCGGCTCCGCAAGCTGGGCGCGGCGGTGACGATCTTCCCCACGCCCGGATCGCCGGTGGTCTACGCCGACCTGGGACCGAAGGACGCCGCGCGCACCCTGATGATCTACAACCACTACGACGTCCAGCCGGAAGATCCGGTGGTGCTGTGGGAAACGCCGCCGTTCGAGATGGCGACCCACGACGGGCGGCTGTGGGGACGCGGCACGTCCGACGACAAGGGCGAGCTGCTCTCGCGTATCCAGGCCGTCGAGGCGTGGCAGGCGACGCAGGGCCAGCTTCCAGTGCGGATCAAGTGGGTGGTCGAGGGCGAAGAGGAGATCGGCAGCGTACACCTGGAAGAATGGGTCCGCGCGCACCAGGATCTGCTGGCTGCCGACGGCCTGCTGTGGGAAGGCGGCGGCTACGACGAAGCGGGCCGCATGCAGTTTGGACTGGGCTGCAAGGGCATCATGTACTTCGAGTTACGCTGCAAGGGGCCGCGCATCGATCTGCACTCGTCCAATTCCCCGATGGTGCCCAACCCGGCGTGGCGGCTCGTGTGGGCGCTGAGCACGCTCAAGGACCAGGACGATCACATCACGCTCGACGACTACCTGGACCACGTCCGCCCGCTGACCGACGAGCAGTGGGCCGCCATCGACGCCGTGCCGATGGAGTTCGACAAGATGCGCGAAAACTGGGGCCTCGACCGGTGGCTGAACGGTCTGTCCGACGAGGAAGCGCGCCGCCACTACTTCGCGGACCCGACCATCACCATCTGCGGGTTCGAGTCCGGTTATACCGGCTCCGGCTCCAAGACGGTGCTGCCCGCCGAAGCGATGGTCAAGCTCGACTTCCGCCTCGTGCCGGACCTGACGCCGCAGCTTGCCTACGACCTGCTGCGCGCCCACCTCGACCGGCGCGGCTTCGACGACATCGAGATCATCAAGCTCGGCGGTGAAGGCCCGGCCAGCTCCCCGCCCGGCAGTCTGATCGAGCGCGCGGCGGTCGCGGCCAGCATCGACACGTGGAGCAAGCAGCCGATCATGCTGCCGTGGTTCGCGGGCAGCGGACCGATGTATTCCATGAGCACGGTGGCGGGCATCCCAGTCTGCTTCGCCGGGGCGACGTGGCACCCCGACATGCGCGCGCATTCGCCCAACGAGAACATCTT